A region of Meleagris gallopavo isolate NT-WF06-2002-E0010 breed Aviagen turkey brand Nicholas breeding stock chromosome 27, Turkey_5.1, whole genome shotgun sequence DNA encodes the following proteins:
- the SEMA6C gene encoding LOW QUALITY PROTEIN: semaphorin-6C (The sequence of the model RefSeq protein was modified relative to this genomic sequence to represent the inferred CDS: substituted 1 base at 1 genomic stop codon), translating into WGGDGAAPQDGCHNHIRVLLPRDARTLFVCGTNAFSPVCRTYQTLTLQQEGEELPGQARCPFDARQSIAATFADDRLYSATVADFQASDAVIYRSVRGPALRSIKYSSRWLREPHFVHAMPHGAHVYFFFREMAAELGLPGKVGHSXLWLHGSNSDPKVLERRWTSFLKKRLQCAVPGDVPFHFDVLEAVTAPHTLHGRPAVLAVFGTQRNSIPGSAVCAFYLADVERAFEGPFADPRGAAAPWPPVPEQRVPRPRPGCCAGMGSAAAVVTSGDIPDETLSFAKEHPLLHGVVAPAGGRPLFTQTGTRLTQLAVDVGAGPRGNHTVLFVGSEDGRVLKVLTAARRPGDNGQHGDTAGHGDENGDNNGDGDTEAVLLEEIRLYEAGRWVLWGHVGH; encoded by the exons TGGGGTGGTGATGGGGCCGCCCCACAGGACGGCTGCCACAACCACATCCGTGTGCTGCTGCCACGTGATGCCCGGACCCTCTTTGTCTGTGGGACCAACGCCTTCAGCCCCGTGTGCCGCACCTACCAG ACGCTGACCCTACAGCAGGAGGGTGAGGAGCTGCCTGGACAGGCTCGCTGCCCCTTTGACGCACGGCAGAGCATCGCAGCCACTTTTGCTG ATGACCGTCTGTACTCCGCTACCGTGGCGGACTTCCAGGCGAGCGATGCCGTCATCTACCGCAGCGTGCGTGGCCCGGCGCTGCGCAGCATCAAGTACAGCTCCCGCTGGTTGAGGG AGCCGCACTTCGTCCACGCGATGCCCCACGGAGCACACGTCTATTTCTTCTTCCGGGAGATGGCGGCGGAGCTGGGGCTGCCGGGGAAGGTGGGGCATTCATAACTATGGCTCCATGGGAGCAACTCCGACCCCAA GGTCCTGGAGCGGCGCTGGACGTCTTTCCTGAAGAAGCGGCTGCAGTGCGCCGTGCCCGGCGACGTCCCCTTCCACTTCGATGTCCTCGAGGCCGTCACTGCGCCCCACACTCTGCACGGACGGCCTGCGGTGCTGGCGGTGTTTGGGACACAGCGCAACAG CATCCCGGGTTCGGCCGTCTGCGCCTTCTACCTGGCGGATGTGGAACGCGCCTTTGAGGGACCCTTCGCCGACCCCCGCGGAGCCGCGGCCCCATGGCCCCCAGTGCCCGAGCAGCGCGTGCCCCGGCCCAG ACCCGGTTgctgtgcagggatggggtCGGCCGCTGCCGTTGTCACCTCTGGGGACATTCCAGATGAGACGCTGTCCTTTGCCAAAGAGCACCCACTGCTGCACGGGGTGGTGGCACCCGCCGGGGGACGGCCGCTCTTCACCCAAACCGGCACCAG GCTGACACAGCTGGCAGTGGATGTGGGCGCGGGGCCGCGGGGGAACCACACGGTGCTGTTTGTGGGGTCGGAGGACGGGCGGGTGCTGAAGGTGCTGACGGCCGCACGACGCCCCGGGGACAACGGGCAGCACGGTGACACTGCGGGACACGGAGATGAAAATGGG